In one Campylobacter insulaenigrae NCTC 12927 genomic region, the following are encoded:
- the pglF gene encoding UDP-N-acetylglucosamine 4,6-dehydratase (configuration-retaining), whose translation MDYKSKRLGFFLGADILLFVISIYLSFSLRFSADIPNEFYEGMFKSAVVLILLKIIFLALLRIYQVAWRFFSLNEARKLVIALALAELVFLGIYFLYDDFFNPFPRSVIGIDFVISCMLIGSLRISKRMVIDFRKPKYNEEHPCIVVGATSKALHLLKGAKEGSLGLFPVAVIDERKNLIGTYCDKFIVENKQAIKKYTQEGIHTAIIALKLEQDELKALFDELISYGINDIKLFSFTQNEARDISIEDLLARKPKDLDNACVIDFIKNKIVLVSGAGGTIGSELCKQCIKFGAKHLIMLDHSEYNLYKISEDLSAHKEKIEAVMTSILDKEALEKILANNKIDLILHAAAYKHVPLCEQNPHSAILNNIIGTKNLIDIAKKYHVDKFIMISTDKAVRPTNIMGCTKRICELYALSSSQENFEVACVRFGNVLGSSGSVIPKFKAQIAANEPLTLTHPDIVRYFMLVDEAVQLVLQAAAIAKGGELFVLDMGKPVKIMDLAKKMLLLSNKKLDIKITGLRKGEKLYEELLIHENDLKTKYESIFVTTSEIKNLDELNIDIQRLLQSIDPAKILKEIVPEFNHNKNGE comes from the coding sequence ATGGATTACAAAAGCAAACGCCTAGGATTTTTTTTAGGTGCTGATATTTTACTTTTCGTAATTAGCATATATTTGTCTTTTTCCTTACGATTTAGCGCAGATATTCCTAATGAGTTTTATGAAGGGATGTTTAAAAGTGCTGTAGTTTTAATTTTATTGAAAATTATTTTTTTAGCTTTACTTCGAATTTATCAAGTTGCGTGGAGGTTTTTTTCACTAAATGAAGCAAGAAAATTGGTTATAGCTTTGGCCTTAGCTGAATTAGTCTTTTTAGGAATTTATTTTTTATATGATGATTTTTTCAATCCATTTCCAAGAAGTGTTATTGGTATAGACTTTGTAATCTCTTGTATGTTAATTGGAAGTTTAAGAATCAGCAAAAGAATGGTAATAGATTTTAGAAAACCAAAATATAATGAAGAACATCCTTGTATCGTTGTGGGTGCTACTTCAAAAGCTTTGCACCTCCTAAAAGGAGCTAAGGAAGGTAGTTTGGGACTTTTTCCAGTAGCTGTGATTGATGAACGTAAAAATTTAATAGGAACATATTGTGATAAATTTATAGTAGAAAACAAACAAGCTATCAAAAAATATACTCAAGAAGGTATTCATACGGCCATTATTGCTTTAAAATTAGAACAAGATGAATTAAAAGCTTTATTTGATGAATTAATATCATATGGTATAAATGATATAAAACTTTTTTCTTTTACCCAAAACGAAGCAAGAGATATTAGTATAGAAGATTTACTTGCTAGAAAACCAAAAGATTTAGATAATGCCTGCGTGATTGATTTTATAAAAAATAAAATTGTTTTAGTAAGCGGAGCTGGGGGAACTATAGGTAGTGAGCTTTGCAAACAATGTATAAAATTTGGTGCAAAACACTTAATAATGCTTGATCATAGTGAATACAATCTTTATAAAATAAGTGAAGATTTAAGTGCACATAAAGAAAAAATTGAAGCTGTAATGACAAGTATTCTAGATAAAGAAGCACTTGAAAAAATTTTAGCAAATAATAAAATAGATCTCATATTACATGCAGCAGCTTATAAGCATGTGCCTTTGTGTGAGCAAAATCCTCACTCAGCTATTTTAAACAACATAATTGGCACTAAGAATTTAATCGATATTGCTAAAAAATATCATGTAGATAAATTTATTATGATTAGCACCGATAAAGCAGTTCGCCCTACTAATATTATGGGTTGCACAAAAAGAATTTGTGAGTTATATGCTTTAAGCTCAAGTCAAGAAAATTTTGAAGTAGCTTGTGTTCGTTTTGGAAATGTTTTGGGTTCAAGTGGTAGTGTTATACCTAAATTCAAAGCTCAAATTGCAGCTAATGAACCATTAACTCTCACTCATCCTGATATCGTGCGTTATTTTATGCTAGTGGATGAAGCTGTACAACTAGTTTTACAAGCTGCTGCAATCGCAAAAGGTGGAGAATTATTTGTGTTGGATATGGGTAAACCTGTAAAAATAATGGATCTAGCAAAAAAAATGCTACTTTTATCTAATAAAAAATTAGATATAAAAATTACCGGATTAAGAAAAGGTGAAAAATTATACGAAGAGCTTTTAATCCATGAGAATGATTTAAAGACTAAATATGAAAGTATTTTTGTCACCACTAGTGAAATTAAGAATTTAGATGAATTAAATATAGATATACAAAGATTACTTCAATCTATAGATCCAGCTAAAATTTTAAAAGAAATTGTTCCTGAATTTAATCACAATAAAAACGGAGAATAA
- a CDS encoding 50S ribosomal protein L11 methyltransferase: MQKYYYELFFQTDKEYINLFLDLIFSLGIDAIEEKDNGIYIRSEEELELVHLALENFHKKLCEILQLKFYFCSTISKKENKDWIEEYKKGIKALSIDNIHIHTTWQKPINNKINIVIDPALAFGSGHHESTYTCIEFIQKYTKKSAYCLDVGCGSGILSIIMAKMGAIVQACDTDELAIHASQENAKLNNVIFDKIWIGSVNQSLQKYDIVVANIIADVLIILEKDLKEKMKKGGLLILSGILHKYEERIKNKFKDLTLLEYKNKGEWLSLVYKKENNE; this comes from the coding sequence ATGCAAAAATATTATTATGAACTTTTTTTTCAAACAGACAAGGAATATATAAATTTATTTCTTGATCTGATTTTTTCTCTTGGTATAGATGCAATTGAAGAAAAAGACAATGGAATATATATAAGATCTGAAGAAGAACTAGAACTGGTTCATTTAGCATTGGAAAATTTTCATAAAAAACTTTGTGAAATATTGCAATTAAAATTTTATTTTTGTTCTACCATAAGTAAAAAAGAAAACAAAGATTGGATAGAAGAATACAAAAAAGGTATCAAAGCATTAAGTATTGATAACATACATATACATACTACTTGGCAAAAACCTATAAATAATAAAATAAACATTGTTATAGATCCAGCTTTAGCATTTGGATCAGGACATCATGAAAGTACATATACTTGCATAGAATTTATACAAAAATATACAAAAAAATCAGCTTATTGTCTTGATGTTGGGTGTGGTAGTGGAATTTTGAGTATTATTATGGCTAAAATGGGTGCTATAGTACAAGCTTGCGATACCGATGAACTGGCTATTCATGCTAGTCAAGAAAACGCTAAACTAAATAATGTTATATTTGATAAAATTTGGATTGGCTCGGTTAATCAAAGCTTACAAAAATATGATATAGTTGTCGCCAACATCATAGCAGATGTTTTGATAATATTAGAAAAAGACTTGAAGGAAAAAATGAAAAAAGGTGGACTTTTAATATTATCTGGTATTTTACACAAATACGAAGAAAGAATTAAAAATAAATTTAAAGATTTGACTTTATTAGAATATAAAAATAAAGGAGAATGGTTAAGTTTAGTTTATAAAAAGGAAAATAATGAATAA
- the pglD gene encoding UDP-N-acetylbacillosamine N-acetyltransferase: MGTTKNIYIYGASGHGLVCADVAKSMGYEKIIFLDDYKGLQYSPNLEKYDMFIAIGANTIREQLCKKVIKDGFKLVNLIHKSAIISENASLDDEGILIMPNVIVNAKACIKKGVILNSACVIEHECFVDEFTHISVGVKLGGAVKIGKRCFLGVNSSVIPCLNLSDDVTLGAGGVVIKNITSKGVYAGVPAKKIKD, from the coding sequence ATGGGTACAACTAAAAATATTTATATTTATGGAGCTAGTGGTCATGGCTTAGTTTGTGCGGATGTGGCTAAAAGCATGGGTTATGAAAAAATTATTTTTTTAGATGACTATAAAGGTTTGCAATATTCACCCAACTTAGAAAAATATGATATGTTTATAGCCATAGGAGCTAATACCATTAGGGAACAACTTTGTAAAAAAGTTATAAAAGATGGTTTTAAATTAGTAAATTTGATACATAAAAGTGCTATCATTAGTGAAAATGCATCTTTAGACGATGAAGGTATTTTAATTATGCCTAATGTTATAGTTAATGCAAAAGCCTGCATTAAAAAAGGTGTAATTTTAAATAGTGCTTGCGTGATTGAACATGAGTGCTTTGTAGATGAATTTACGCATATTAGTGTAGGCGTTAAACTTGGTGGAGCTGTAAAAATAGGCAAAAGATGTTTTTTAGGGGTTAATTCAAGCGTAATTCCTTGTCTAAATTTAAGCGATGATGTAACTTTAGGTGCTGGAGGAGTTGTAATTAAAAATATAACTTCAAAAGGCGTATATGCTGGAGTTCCTGCAAAAAAAATAAAGGATTAA
- the ftsH gene encoding ATP-dependent zinc metalloprotease FtsH produces the protein MNKKPNNQKDNQNSNNFFNKNPIFIFAIFAIVMIFLFKGFSDDSAMGFIGNENTKKVTYSELKTLIENNQIAQVNIGQTTIKAISKAGNMAYITKKVPNDTTFVSLLDSKGVSYGAFNESNWFIDILLSWVLPVFIFFGIWMFLASRMQKNMGGSILGIGSSKKLVNSEKPKVKFSDVAGVEEAKEEVKEIVDFLKYPERYIKLGAKIPKGLLLVGPPGTGKTLLAKAVAGEADVPFFSVSGSSFIEMFVGVGASRVRDLFENAKKEAPAIVFIDEIDAIGKSRAASGMMGGNDEREQTLNQLLAEMDGFGTESSPVIVLAATNRPEVLDAALLRPGRFDRQVLVDKPDFKGRCDILKVHMKDVKISPEVKVEDIARLTAGLAGADLANIINEAALLAGRDSKKHVEQKDLVEAVERAIAGLEKKSRRINDKEKKIVTYHECGHALIAETTKGAKKVSKVSVIPRGLAALGYTLNTPEENKFLMQKHELLAEVDVLLGGRAAEEIFIKEISTGASNDLERATDIIKAMISMYGMSDIAGLMVLEKQRNTFLSGGQTIKDYSDKMAQDVDEYVKKTLDERYQGVKETLKTYSGAIETMVQSLYEEETIDGVRVREIIKNYEEENNLSTRLANKQESNKEN, from the coding sequence ATGAATAAAAAACCAAATAATCAAAAAGATAATCAAAATAGCAATAATTTTTTTAATAAAAATCCTATTTTTATTTTTGCTATTTTTGCTATAGTAATGATCTTTTTATTCAAAGGCTTTTCAGATGACTCAGCTATGGGTTTTATCGGCAATGAAAATACTAAAAAAGTTACTTATTCAGAACTTAAAACTCTTATAGAAAATAATCAAATTGCGCAGGTAAATATAGGTCAAACAACTATAAAAGCTATTTCTAAAGCTGGAAATATGGCTTATATAACAAAAAAAGTTCCTAATGATACAACTTTTGTTTCATTACTAGACTCAAAAGGTGTTTCTTATGGAGCATTCAACGAAAGTAATTGGTTTATAGATATATTACTTTCTTGGGTTTTACCTGTATTTATTTTCTTTGGAATTTGGATGTTTTTAGCTTCTCGCATGCAAAAAAATATGGGTGGTTCTATACTTGGGATTGGTAGCTCTAAAAAACTAGTTAATTCAGAAAAACCTAAAGTTAAATTTAGTGATGTCGCAGGTGTTGAAGAAGCAAAAGAGGAAGTTAAAGAAATTGTTGATTTTTTAAAGTATCCAGAAAGATATATTAAACTTGGTGCAAAAATTCCAAAAGGTCTTTTACTTGTAGGTCCTCCAGGAACAGGTAAAACATTATTAGCAAAAGCAGTAGCTGGAGAAGCCGATGTACCATTTTTTAGTGTATCAGGATCATCTTTTATAGAAATGTTTGTTGGTGTTGGTGCTTCAAGAGTTAGAGATTTATTTGAAAATGCAAAAAAAGAAGCTCCAGCTATTGTGTTTATAGATGAAATTGATGCTATTGGAAAATCTCGTGCCGCTAGCGGTATGATGGGTGGGAATGACGAAAGAGAACAAACTTTAAATCAACTTTTAGCCGAAATGGATGGATTTGGTACTGAAAGCTCTCCTGTAATTGTTTTAGCAGCAACCAATCGTCCAGAAGTATTAGACGCAGCTTTATTAAGACCTGGACGTTTTGACAGGCAAGTTTTAGTAGATAAACCTGATTTTAAAGGCAGGTGTGATATTTTAAAAGTGCATATGAAAGATGTTAAAATTTCTCCTGAAGTAAAAGTAGAAGATATTGCAAGATTAACTGCTGGATTAGCTGGAGCTGACTTAGCTAATATTATTAACGAAGCAGCTCTTTTGGCTGGTAGAGATTCTAAAAAACACGTCGAGCAAAAAGATTTAGTTGAAGCCGTTGAAAGAGCTATAGCTGGACTTGAAAAGAAATCTCGCAGAATTAATGATAAAGAGAAAAAAATAGTAACATATCATGAATGTGGTCATGCATTAATAGCTGAAACAACAAAAGGAGCTAAAAAAGTCAGTAAAGTTTCTGTAATTCCAAGAGGACTAGCAGCACTTGGATACACTTTAAATACTCCTGAAGAAAATAAATTTTTAATGCAAAAACATGAACTTCTAGCCGAAGTTGATGTTCTTTTAGGAGGACGCGCTGCTGAAGAAATTTTCATAAAAGAAATTTCAACTGGTGCTAGTAACGATTTAGAACGTGCAACCGATATTATAAAAGCTATGATTTCCATGTATGGTATGAGTGATATAGCTGGTCTTATGGTGCTTGAAAAGCAAAGAAATACTTTTTTAAGCGGTGGTCAAACTATTAAAGATTATTCAGATAAAATGGCACAAGACGTAGATGAATATGTTAAAAAAACCCTAGATGAACGATATCAGGGTGTGAAAGAAACTCTTAAAACTTATAGTGGAGCAATTGAAACTATGGTACAATCTTTATATGAAGAAGAAACTATAGATGGAGTTAGAGTTAGAGAAATTATAAAAAATTATGAGGAAGAAAATAATCTTTCTACTCGACTAGCAAATAAACAAGAAAGTAATAAGGAAAACTAA
- the pglE gene encoding UDP-N-acetylbacillosamine transaminase — translation MRFFLSAPHMSGKELEYIHRAFESNYIAPLGEFVNALEQSIKDYTKSSNALALNAATAAIHLALRVLGIKQGDIVLASSFTFIASVAPISYMNATPVFIDCDETYNLDVNLLKKAIKESLKKPKALILTHLYGNASKMDEIVQICQENNIYLIEDAAEALGSFYHNKALGTFGDFGVYSFNGNKIITTGGGGMLVSEDKDLLEKARFYSTQARENCLHYEHKEYGYNYRMSNILGAIGTAQMEILDERVEKKRQIYQWYKEFLSEKFTFLDELKDSKSNRWLSTALLDFNTDKLNTYEKHCICENKNVQIQNKILKIIQNLKDNQIESRPLWKPMHLQELYKNHDAYLNGNSEFFFSNGICLPSATTMEKKDVEEVSTLILKTLKD, via the coding sequence ATGAGATTTTTTTTATCTGCACCACATATGAGTGGCAAAGAATTAGAATATATTCATAGAGCTTTTGAGAGTAATTATATAGCACCTTTAGGAGAATTTGTAAATGCTTTAGAACAAAGTATCAAAGATTATACAAAAAGTTCTAATGCTTTAGCGTTAAATGCAGCTACTGCTGCTATACATTTAGCACTTAGAGTTTTAGGAATCAAGCAAGGAGATATTGTTCTTGCTTCTAGTTTTACTTTTATAGCTTCAGTTGCTCCAATTTCTTATATGAATGCTACACCTGTTTTTATAGATTGTGATGAAACATATAATTTAGATGTAAATTTATTAAAAAAAGCTATAAAAGAAAGCCTTAAAAAGCCTAAAGCACTCATTCTTACCCATCTTTATGGTAATGCTTCTAAAATGGATGAAATTGTTCAAATTTGCCAAGAAAATAATATTTATTTGATCGAAGATGCAGCAGAAGCTCTAGGAAGTTTTTATCATAACAAAGCTTTAGGTACTTTTGGAGACTTTGGTGTTTACTCATTTAATGGCAATAAAATTATCACAACAGGTGGTGGTGGTATGCTAGTAAGTGAAGATAAAGATTTATTAGAAAAAGCAAGATTTTATAGTACTCAAGCAAGAGAAAATTGCCTGCATTATGAACACAAAGAGTATGGTTACAACTATAGAATGAGTAATATTTTAGGTGCCATAGGAACAGCACAAATGGAAATTTTAGATGAAAGAGTAGAAAAAAAACGTCAAATTTATCAATGGTATAAAGAATTTTTAAGTGAAAAATTTACTTTTTTAGATGAATTAAAAGATTCTAAATCAAATCGCTGGCTTAGTACTGCTTTGCTTGATTTTAATACAGACAAACTTAATACTTACGAAAAACATTGTATTTGTGAAAATAAAAATGTTCAAATACAAAATAAAATTTTAAAAATAATTCAAAATTTAAAAGATAATCAAATAGAAAGTCGCCCCCTTTGGAAACCTATGCACTTACAAGAACTATATAAAAATCATGATGCATATTTAAATGGAAATAGTGAATTTTTCTTTAGTAATGGAATTTGTCTTCCAAGCGCGACGACTATGGAAAAAAAAGATGTAGAGGAAGTTTCTACACTGATTTTAAAAACTTTAAAGGATTAA
- the pglA gene encoding N,N'-diacetylbacillosaminyl-diphospho-undecaprenol alpha-1,3-N-acetylgalactosaminyltransferase, translated as MRIGILTHSAMSVYYFRLALIKALIKRNHEVFIITPKDDFSLELAKQGYNICHYELARSSVNPFVVLKNLLSLKNTLKKLNLDFLQTSAHKSNTTGIIAAKMAGIKHTFGLVEGLGSFYIDDDFKSKLVRLGINFLYKISFKLANGFIFVNESNALFMENLGLKQNKIKIIKSVGVNLKQYLPLQISPEEKTLFLNEFNMPQKPIILMISRALWHKGIKEFYEAALILKEKANFVLVGGRDDNKSCAPLEFLNSKEVFYLGARKDITKLLNLCDIFVLPSYKEGYPRTVLEAMACKKACVVSDAEGCIEAVENAIDGLICKCKDSKDLAEKIQILLEDPTLKDTLAQNAFLKAQNYNEDDIALRYIEFYKGFVNV; from the coding sequence ATGAGAATAGGAATTTTAACTCACAGTGCTATGAGTGTGTATTATTTTAGATTGGCACTTATTAAAGCTTTAATTAAAAGAAATCATGAGGTTTTTATCATTACTCCAAAAGATGATTTTTCTCTAGAACTTGCTAAACAAGGCTATAATATCTGCCATTATGAGCTTGCAAGATCTAGTGTAAATCCTTTTGTGGTTTTAAAGAACCTTTTAAGTTTGAAAAATACCCTCAAAAAACTAAATTTAGATTTTTTACAAACAAGTGCACATAAAAGTAATACCACAGGTATTATAGCTGCTAAAATGGCTGGCATAAAACATACTTTTGGTTTGGTTGAAGGTTTAGGAAGTTTTTATATTGATGATGATTTTAAAAGTAAACTAGTTAGATTAGGAATTAATTTTTTATATAAAATCTCTTTTAAGTTGGCAAATGGTTTTATTTTTGTTAATGAAAGTAATGCTTTATTTATGGAAAATTTAGGGCTAAAACAGAATAAAATTAAAATCATCAAATCCGTAGGAGTAAATTTAAAACAATACTTGCCACTACAAATTTCTCCAGAAGAAAAAACTTTATTTTTAAATGAATTTAATATGCCACAAAAACCTATAATTTTAATGATATCAAGAGCTTTATGGCATAAAGGAATAAAAGAATTTTATGAAGCTGCCTTAATCTTAAAAGAAAAAGCAAATTTTGTTTTAGTCGGAGGGCGAGATGATAATAAATCTTGTGCTCCACTTGAATTTTTAAATTCAAAAGAAGTATTTTATCTAGGAGCTAGAAAAGATATTACAAAATTGCTAAATTTATGCGATATTTTTGTCTTACCAAGCTATAAAGAAGGTTATCCAAGAACTGTTTTAGAAGCCATGGCTTGTAAAAAAGCTTGCGTAGTAAGTGATGCTGAAGGTTGCATTGAAGCGGTAGAAAATGCCATAGATGGCTTAATTTGCAAATGTAAAGATAGCAAAGACTTAGCAGAAAAAATTCAAATTTTATTAGAAGATCCAACATTAAAAGACACCTTAGCGCAAAATGCTTTCTTGAAAGCACAAAATTACAACGAAGATGATATTGCTTTAAGATATATAGAATTTTATAAAGGATTTGTAAATGTATAA
- a CDS encoding oligosaccharide transferase, with the protein MKVKPNYIENNSFIYTCILILIAFTFSVLCRLYWVAWASEFHEFFFNNQLMITTNDGYAFAEGARDMIAGFHQPNDLSYFNSSLSTLTYWLYKILPFSFEGIMVYMSTFFASLIVIPIILIAREYKLTTYGFIAALLASIANSYYNRTMSGYYDTDMLVLVLPMLVLLSFIRLTIDKDIFTLLLSPIFIMIYLWWYPSSYSLNFAMIGLFALYTLIFHKKEKIFYLAIIVMIVALSMLAWYYKLTLIVLLFAIFALKEEKINFYIIWSLIFASILILFLSGGLDPVLYQLKFYIFKSNDVQNLKEAAFLYFNVNETIMEVNTIDLEVFMQRISSSVAVFILSFIGLFFLCKDHKSMFLALPILALGFVALVAGLRFTIYAVPVMALGFGYFLHIFITFLRRKKILSNFKNINIILILASIFALVPAMIHIYYYKSSTVFTSYEAQILDDLKQKAQREDYVVAWWDYGYPIRYFSDVKTLIDGGKHLGKDNFFSSFILSKDPISAANMARLSVEYTEKSFKENYPDILKAMIKDYNQTNAKDFLENLNDINFNLNEKTRDIYIYMPYRMLRIMPIVAQFSNTSPDTGNQEKSLFFSQANAIAQDPTSGSVMLDNGVEIINDFRALKIEGNTFSLKAFVDIESITNGKYYYNEIDPKSQIYLLFLREYKSFILLDENLYNSTYIQMFLLNQYDQNLYEQITNDPRAKIYRLKR; encoded by the coding sequence ATGAAAGTAAAACCAAATTATATTGAAAATAATTCCTTTATTTATACTTGTATTTTAATTCTCATTGCATTTACTTTTAGCGTATTATGTAGACTTTACTGGGTTGCTTGGGCAAGTGAATTTCATGAATTTTTCTTTAATAATCAACTTATGATTACGACTAATGATGGATATGCTTTTGCAGAAGGTGCAAGAGATATGATAGCTGGATTTCATCAGCCAAATGACTTATCTTATTTTAATAGCTCACTTTCCACCTTAACTTATTGGCTTTATAAAATTCTACCTTTTAGTTTTGAAGGTATTATGGTTTATATGAGTACTTTTTTTGCTTCATTAATAGTTATCCCTATAATTTTAATAGCAAGAGAATACAAACTAACAACATATGGCTTTATAGCCGCTTTGCTAGCAAGTATTGCAAATAGTTATTATAACCGTACTATGAGTGGCTACTATGACACAGATATGTTAGTACTTGTATTACCAATGCTAGTTTTACTTTCTTTTATAAGATTAACCATAGATAAAGATATTTTTACTTTACTCTTAAGCCCTATTTTTATAATGATTTATCTTTGGTGGTATCCATCTAGCTATTCTTTAAATTTTGCCATGATAGGACTTTTTGCACTTTATACTTTGATATTTCACAAAAAAGAAAAAATTTTTTATCTAGCCATTATAGTAATGATCGTAGCTTTAAGTATGTTAGCTTGGTATTATAAGTTGACTTTAATTGTATTATTGTTTGCTATTTTTGCTTTAAAAGAAGAAAAAATTAATTTTTATATAATTTGGAGTTTAATCTTTGCAAGTATTTTAATACTATTTTTAAGTGGAGGATTAGATCCTGTTTTATATCAACTTAAATTTTATATTTTTAAATCTAACGACGTTCAAAATTTAAAAGAGGCTGCATTTTTATATTTTAATGTTAATGAAACTATTATGGAAGTTAATACTATCGATCTTGAAGTATTTATGCAAAGAATTAGCTCCAGTGTTGCAGTGTTTATTCTTTCTTTTATAGGTTTGTTTTTTTTATGCAAAGATCATAAAAGTATGTTTTTAGCTTTACCTATACTTGCATTAGGTTTTGTAGCCTTGGTAGCAGGACTTAGATTTACCATATATGCAGTTCCTGTAATGGCTTTAGGATTTGGATACTTTTTACATATTTTTATCACATTTTTACGAAGAAAAAAAATACTTTCTAATTTTAAAAATATTAATATTATTTTGATTCTTGCAAGTATTTTTGCACTTGTACCAGCAATGATACATATATATTATTACAAATCTTCTACTGTTTTTACCTCTTATGAAGCACAAATTTTGGATGATTTAAAGCAAAAAGCTCAAAGAGAAGATTATGTTGTCGCTTGGTGGGATTATGGTTATCCTATACGATACTTTAGTGATGTTAAAACTTTAATTGACGGGGGTAAGCACTTAGGAAAAGATAATTTCTTTTCTTCTTTTATTTTGAGCAAAGATCCTATTTCAGCTGCGAATATGGCAAGACTTAGCGTAGAATACACAGAAAAATCTTTTAAGGAAAATTATCCTGATATTTTAAAAGCCATGATTAAAGACTATAATCAAACCAATGCTAAAGACTTTTTAGAGAATTTAAATGATATAAATTTTAATCTCAATGAAAAAACTAGGGATATTTATATTTATATGCCTTATAGAATGCTAAGAATCATGCCTATAGTAGCTCAATTTTCCAACACTAGTCCTGATACAGGAAATCAAGAAAAAAGTTTATTTTTTTCTCAAGCTAATGCCATAGCTCAAGATCCCACTTCAGGTTCTGTAATGCTTGATAATGGAGTTGAAATTATCAATGATTTTAGAGCCTTAAAAATAGAAGGAAATACTTTTTCTCTAAAAGCATTTGTGGATATTGAATCAATTACAAATGGAAAATATTATTACAATGAAATCGATCCAAAATCACAAATTTATTTATTATTTTTAAGAGAATATAAAAGCTTTATTCTTTTAGATGAAAATCTTTATAATAGTACTTATATACAAATGTTTTTGTTAAATCAGTATGATCAAAATTTATACGAACAAATTACCAATGACCCAAGAGCAAAAATTTATAGGTTAAAAAGATGA
- a CDS encoding chemotaxis response regulator CheY, protein MKLLVVDDSSTMRRIIKNTLVRLGHKDVLEAEHGLEAWDLLSQNDDIKVLITDWNMPEMNGLELVKKVRAEEKYADMPIIMVTTEGGKAEVITALKAGVNNYIVKPFTPQVLKEKLEDVLGSNED, encoded by the coding sequence GTGAAATTGTTGGTCGTTGATGATAGTTCTACAATGAGAAGGATAATTAAAAATACCTTAGTAAGATTAGGACACAAAGATGTTTTAGAAGCTGAACATGGGCTTGAAGCATGGGATTTACTTTCACAAAATGATGATATCAAAGTTTTAATCACTGATTGGAACATGCCAGAAATGAATGGTTTGGAATTAGTTAAAAAAGTAAGAGCTGAAGAAAAATATGCTGATATGCCTATCATTATGGTTACAACCGAAGGTGGTAAAGCTGAAGTTATCACTGCTTTAAAAGCAGGAGTTAATAACTATATTGTAAAACCTTTTACCCCTCAAGTATTAAAAGAAAAACTTGAAGATGTTTTAGGAAGTAATGAAGATTAA
- the pglC gene encoding undecaprenyl phosphate N,N'-diacetylbacillosamine 1-phosphate transferase — MYKNGFKRILDFCLALVLLIIFLPFILLIALMLKIIQGSVIFKQARPGLNEKIFYIYKFKTMSDEKDENGELLSDEIRLKPFGKFIRSLSLDELPQLFNVLKGDMSFIGPRPLLVEYLPLYNNEQKKRHNVRPGITGWAQINGRNAISWEQKFKFDVEYVNQCSFLFDVKIFFMTIIKVLKRSGVNKEGTVTTDKFNGYN, encoded by the coding sequence ATGTATAAAAATGGATTTAAAAGAATATTAGATTTTTGTCTTGCTTTAGTTTTACTCATTATATTTTTACCTTTTATCTTACTTATAGCTCTCATGCTAAAAATAATACAAGGAAGTGTTATCTTTAAACAAGCAAGACCTGGTTTAAATGAAAAGATATTTTATATTTATAAATTCAAAACTATGAGTGATGAAAAAGATGAAAATGGAGAACTATTAAGTGATGAGATACGCTTAAAACCTTTTGGAAAATTTATAAGAAGTTTGAGTTTAGATGAATTACCTCAGCTTTTTAATGTATTAAAAGGTGATATGAGTTTTATAGGTCCTAGACCTTTACTTGTTGAATATCTTCCTTTATATAATAATGAACAAAAAAAACGCCACAATGTAAGACCAGGTATCACAGGATGGGCACAAATTAATGGAAGAAATGCTATATCTTGGGAACAAAAATTTAAATTTGATGTAGAATATGTCAATCAATGTTCTTTTTTATTTGATGTAAAAATATTTTTTATGACTATCATAAAAGTATTAAAGCGTAGCGGTGTAAATAAAGAAGGAACAGTAACAACGGATAAATTCAATGGGTACAACTAA